From a single Lolium rigidum isolate FL_2022 chromosome 7, APGP_CSIRO_Lrig_0.1, whole genome shotgun sequence genomic region:
- the LOC124679506 gene encoding probable protein phosphatase 2C 39 yields the protein QKQLYLAWHLSSIRTSKAKFVSNITLLLVPYYLYKDGDWDVFEDNNDHSISSEDEETLVRSCSSLSVSFGYHCNSYQSFPLENDEHETSHQMRFESNDLMKSRNGSFTCLSGAAISANFTLANTNICNGLIGEEILPELDSPNSFRKIVSSPSMSRLDLLSTSQGSPSSIDSPILEISKNIWRSSAPTIVSSNFLTGTEVKMAGGAAGEDRVQAVCSEKNGWLICGIYDGFNGRDAADFLAVTLYDNIVYYLYLLECRIKQQYGIYNSPEDSLNGVKSELTLAMRIAENEDVKLSESFRAGVLNCLTSAVEQAENDFLCMVEHDMDDRPDLVSVGSCVLVVLLQGTDLCILNLGDSRAVLASMPYAKMDTVKAIQLTEIHSLENPSEYQKLLADHPNESKVVTGDKVKGKLKVTRAFGVGYLKQKKFNDALMGILRVRNLCSPPYVYTNPHTLSHKVTEDDLFVVLGSDGLFDFFSNDEVVQLVYQFIHDSPFGDPAKYLIEQVVHKAAKQAALTAEQLMRIPVGSRRKYHDDVTVVVIILGNARRTVSASTSI from the exons CAAAAGCAGCTGTATTTGGCATGGCATCTGAGTAGCATCAGAACCTCAAAAGCGAAGTTTGTCAGCAATATTACACTATTGTTGGTGCCATACTATCTATATAAAGATGGTGACTGGGATGTTTTTGAGGACAATAATGATCACAGCATCAGCTCTGAGGACGAAGAGACACTTGTCAGGAGTTGCAGTAGTCTCAGCGTCAGCTTTGGATATCATTGCAATTCTTATCAGAGCTTTCCTCTTGAAAATGATGAGCATGAAACGTCTCACCAGATGAGGTTTGAATCTAATGACCTGATGAAGTCACGAAATGGCTCATTTACTTGTTTATCTGGTGCTGCAATTAGTGCAAATTTCACACTGGCCAATACAAATATTTGCAATGGTCTTATTGGGGAAGAAATTTTACCAGAACTAGATTCTCCAAATTCTTTTAGAAAAATTGTTTCTTCTCCATCTATGTCAAGATTGGACTTACTATCCACCTCACAAGGCAGCCCTTCATCAATTGATAGCCCCATACTTGAGATCAGCAAAAATATTTGGAGGTCCAGCGCTCCAACAATTGTATCATCCAATTTTCTGACTGGTACCGAGGTTAAAATGGCTGGTGGAGCTGCTGGAGAGGATAGAGTCCAAGCTGTTTGCTCCGAGAAAAATGGATGGTTGATTTGTGGAATATATGATGGATTTAATGGACGAGATGCAGCTGATTTTCTGGCAGTAACTCTATATGATAACATAGTATATTACCTGTACTTGTTAGAGTGCCGTATCAAGCAACAATATGGCATATATAACTCACCGGAAGACTCCCTTAATGGTGTTAAAAGTGAGTTAACGTTGGCCATGAGAATTGCAGAAAATGAAGATGTAAAACTTTCTGAAAGTTTTCGAGCAGGTGTGCTGAATTGCCTCACTTCTGCTGTTGAGCAAGCtgagaatgatttcttatgcatggTTGAACATGATATGGATGATAGACCAGATTTAGTTTCAGTTGGGTCTTGTGTTCTGGTTGTGCTTCTTCAGGGAACAGATTTGTGCATTCTAAATCTTGGGGATAGTAGAGCCGTCCTTGCTTCCATGCCATATGCAAAGATGGATACAGTGAAAGCTATTCAGTTGACAGAGATCCACTCACTTGAAAACCCGTCGGAATACCAAAAACTCTTAGCTGACCATCCTAATGAGTCTAAAGTTGTGACGGGTGACAAAGTAAAAGGGAAGTTGAAGGTTACTCGTGCTTTTGGAGTTGGCTATCTAAAGCAG AAAAAGTTCAATGATGCACTCATGGGAATTCTCCGAGTTCGTAATTTGTGCAGTCCACCTTACGTATATACAAATCCACACACACTGAGTCACAAAGTTACGGAGGATGATTTGTTTGTTGTGCTTGGCAGCGATGGCTTATTTGATTTCTTCAGTAATGATGAAGTTGTTCAGTTGGTTTATCAATTTATTCATGATAGTCCATTTGGTGATCCTGCAAAGTATCTCATTGAGCAAGTTGTACATAAAGCTGCCAAGCAAGCAG CTTTAACGGCTGAACAGTTGATGAGGATACCTGTGGGGAGCAGGAGAAAGTACCACGATGATGTGACAGTCGTTGTTATAATCCTTGGAAACGCGCGAAGGACGGTGAGCGCATCGACTTCAATATGA